The following are from one region of the Streptomyces changanensis genome:
- a CDS encoding DUF5998 family protein, translating into MAKTGTTTQGLRAAIERSGYYPALVAEAVEAAIGGEPISSYLVHQETTFDANEVRRHVTVLVLTSTRFIVSHTDEQNADTSSPTPYATTSTESVKLDRISSVVVSRVVANPEAYTPGSLPREVVLTVGWGAVARIDLEPAACGDANCDADHGYTGSSTADDLSLRVSEAGDGPETVRQALHFAQALSEATAATR; encoded by the coding sequence ATGGCGAAGACCGGTACGACGACCCAGGGGCTGCGCGCGGCCATCGAGCGCAGCGGCTACTACCCGGCCCTCGTGGCCGAGGCGGTGGAGGCCGCCATCGGCGGCGAGCCGATCTCGTCGTACCTCGTCCACCAGGAGACCACCTTCGACGCGAACGAGGTGCGGCGCCACGTCACCGTCCTCGTCCTCACGTCGACGCGCTTCATCGTGAGCCACACCGACGAGCAGAACGCCGACACCAGCTCCCCGACGCCGTACGCGACCACGTCCACCGAGTCCGTCAAGCTCGACCGGATCTCGTCGGTGGTCGTCAGCCGCGTCGTGGCGAACCCCGAGGCGTACACGCCCGGCTCCCTCCCCCGCGAGGTGGTCCTCACGGTCGGCTGGGGCGCCGTCGCCCGCATCGACCTGGAGCCCGCCGCCTGCGGCGACGCGAACTGCGACGCCGACCACGGCTACACCGGCAGCTCCACCGCAGACGACCTCAGCCTCCGCGTCAGCGAGGCCGGCGACGGCCCCGAGACGGTCCGCCAGGCGTTGCACTTCGCCCAGGCCCTGTCCGAAGCCACCGCGGCCACCCGCTGA
- a CDS encoding alkaline phosphatase family protein, with amino-acid sequence MVQPATTASAWPDDPVPLALDTAPVPEYGTGSLADLLPTLAAGLGVPDFAPRIAELTPADRVCVFLIDGLGWEQVRAHPAEAPFLTSLLGTSRGGTGRPLTSGFPATTATSLASVGTGLPPGAHGLAGYTVRDPDSGQLMNQLRWRPWTPPHVWQPYPTVFQLADAAGVHTAQVSSPAFQDTPLTKVALSGGTFHGRLSGEERMDFTARQLAAADRALLYTYYSEVDGAGHRFGVDSDAWRGQLMHADQLVQRLAEQLPPRSVLYVTADHGMVDIPFDEESRIDFDEDWELRAGVALLGGEGRARHVYAVPGAASDVLACWREVLGDRFWVAGRDEAVEAGWFGPHIDERVHGRIGDVVAAAHDDVALTASIEEPHESAMAGMHGSMTAAEQLVPLLEVRP; translated from the coding sequence ATGGTCCAGCCCGCCACCACGGCCTCCGCCTGGCCCGACGACCCGGTACCGCTGGCCCTCGACACCGCGCCCGTACCCGAGTACGGCACCGGCTCGCTCGCCGACCTGCTGCCGACCCTGGCGGCCGGGCTCGGTGTGCCGGACTTCGCACCGCGCATCGCGGAGCTGACGCCGGCCGACCGGGTCTGCGTCTTCCTCATCGACGGGCTCGGCTGGGAACAGGTGCGGGCGCACCCCGCCGAGGCGCCGTTCTTGACCTCGCTCCTCGGCACCTCGCGCGGCGGCACGGGCCGTCCCCTCACCTCGGGCTTCCCCGCCACCACCGCGACCTCCCTCGCCTCGGTCGGCACCGGACTGCCCCCGGGAGCCCACGGCCTCGCCGGGTACACCGTCCGCGACCCGGACAGCGGGCAGCTGATGAACCAGCTGCGCTGGCGCCCCTGGACGCCGCCGCACGTCTGGCAGCCCTACCCCACGGTGTTCCAGCTGGCCGACGCGGCGGGCGTCCACACGGCGCAGGTGTCGTCCCCGGCCTTCCAGGACACACCGCTCACCAAGGTCGCCCTCAGCGGCGGGACCTTCCACGGGCGGCTCTCCGGCGAGGAGCGCATGGACTTCACCGCCCGGCAGCTCGCCGCCGCCGACCGCGCGCTGCTCTACACGTACTACAGCGAGGTGGACGGCGCGGGGCACCGCTTCGGCGTCGACTCGGACGCCTGGCGCGGGCAGCTGATGCACGCCGACCAGCTCGTCCAGCGGCTCGCCGAACAGCTCCCGCCGCGCTCCGTGCTCTACGTCACGGCCGACCACGGCATGGTGGACATCCCCTTCGACGAGGAGTCGCGGATCGACTTCGACGAGGACTGGGAGCTGCGCGCCGGCGTCGCCCTCCTCGGCGGCGAGGGCCGCGCCCGCCACGTGTACGCGGTGCCCGGCGCCGCGTCCGACGTCCTCGCCTGCTGGCGCGAGGTGCTCGGCGACCGCTTCTGGGTCGCCGGCCGCGACGAGGCGGTGGAGGCCGGCTGGTTCGGGCCGCACATCGACGAGCGGGTCCACGGCCGGATCGGCGACGTCGTCGCGGCCGCCCATGACGACGTGGCCCTGACGGCCTCCATCGAGGAGCCGCACGAGTCGGCGATGGCCGGCATGCACGGCTCCATGACCGCCGCCGAACAGCTCGTCCCGCTGCTCGAAGTGCGCCCGTAA